The region ttggatTACGGCttcttaaaaatgcatttttattaacaatATGACTTTTCCCTGTTTagacaacaacaaccaaaaaaaaaaaaaaaagacaagctcTGGGCTGCAAATCAACAAAAATCTGAGACTCTTGTTTATAAACGCAGCCAAAAGCAGAACTTCACTTGACTATCTGACTACCTCCCTACCTCCTCTACATCCTTGCCTTCCCCCTCAGTGCACCAGCTCCAGCTGGCTGGTGGAGAAAGGCAGGACCCCGCTGACGTAGTAGGCGATGCCCAGGGAGAGGAGGGCGATCAccacaagcagcagcaggaccctCCAGAAGCCCAGGTCCTCCACAAACTCCTGCCAGGTGGTCCTGAAGCTGGACAGGACGCCCTCACTGCTCTGCAGGTTGGGGTTGAGTAAGGAGTGGCTCTCCATCGCGCTGGGACAGACAGAGTTAAAACTGAGGTCATATTTTTGTCCACCTTATGTATCACAGTCAGGGCAGGCTAAATATCTGAAACACGCTATCTTCACGAGCCTCCTAAAACACTGAATGACACTTTTGGATTACATGCATCCACCCTCACTCCTCTATCCACCCTATTACTCGCTCTCTTTTGCTCTCAACGATTTACCCGACCCCCTCTCCGCCCACTACCCACCCAACATTCCTCAGTCTTCCCCACCTTGCTTACCTCTCACTATCAGCCATCTGCATGGTCTCCAGTTTGGAGTGGGGTCCTCTGTTgaagcctttcacctcctgctcctccagtcCCTCCAGCAGACGAATGGCGTCCTTGTTGACGCCGCGTCTCTTCGCCAGCACCAGGGGAGTCGATCCATTGTGGTTACTATTATGCAGGGCAATCAAGAGACAAAGCACAGTTAGACTGGAGAGTCAAAAGGTATCGTGCTAAAATATGAAGTCCTGTATTGGCAGCGACTATAGGGTGACCCTCATTATAAGACCATCCCCCCTTTACTACCATTTTTTTTAGAGGAAAAGACtctttaaaaactggaaacgCGTTTACATCCATCCTGCTGTAACTTCCCTGAAGTACCATTAATCCACAGAGAAGAGGGTCCTTATCATTGGAGCCTTTTCCCTCATATAAGTGAAACATAAAATAAGGTCATTCCCTTATATGAATCATATTTGAAATCGGTAACTTCACCAGCTAAGTCGACCATCTGCCACCTCAAACGTACACACAGTTCGACAGGACAGAGAACATTGTCTGAACTGAACTCATCCTTCTCTTTTGTGGTTTCCTCTGTGATCCTATCTCAGCAGTGCCAAACTACAACACTTGCTTGCTGTAAACACAGAGTACGTGGTGGCTTTCTTTGATGCGGCTGGCTGTGCCTTGCTAGATTAGTCATGTCTTTGATGCTGACAGATTTTCTGGTGCGTTTCATATTTATTCTCTGTAAAGACACTGCGGTTTTATTACCAAGTCTGTTTCCTGAGACACAGAGGGACATCAAGGCAAGACTAGATAAAGCCCTGTGTGCGTTTTCCCAAATCCACGACACCTGGAGGTCCAAGTGATACAGCCTAAAAACATAGGTCTCCGTATATAACGGCAACATCTAAGTCCATCCTGATGTAGGGTTTTTAAAACAGGTGTGACTCTAGTTACAGCTGTAGGTAAAAATTTCGGCCATCCCAGGGcaaattatatatttagttgattttttaagtgaaaagaaataaatacaatcgctgcagcaaacagacattaaaaaattagactttctacaaaaacattaatggaCCTGACTAAATAGGGTGCACAAAATCTTGTAAATGtaacaattaatttttattttttctgacctggtaaaattaaaaaaaaaaccagtggACAAAtggagaccatcttgcgatAGGATCACACCAACCGCGATGCCTGTCAACACGTTGACGATGCGACCCATGAGCAGACTCAGTAGTCATGaatacattattacatgagtagtCAGCTGTCATGGAGAGGACCACGGCAACCTTCTTAACTACACACCTTTAAAGATTCGTGGCTCTATCTTGTACGGTTGTGATGCTAccgtggtgacaaaatctgtcgacggacggacggacagacaccttccaaagagaaaacaaaactgcctctgtggtagCCCTCTACACTAGGTGTCTCCAAGAGCACATTTTGTCATGatagctcacacacacacacacacacacacacacacacacacacacacacacacacacacacggtggaAACAATACTAATCAGAACAGGCCAGGACAGCCCTGTGCGTCCTAAGAACAGGCTTTTTGAGGAATTTGCaaaattaattgagaaaatacacagcagattaattgatgaaaaTATTGGTTAATTGCAGCAATAGATTGTGTACAGTGggatccaaaagtctgagatGTCTTTCCTATTCATTGGAAATCAACACCTAGAATATGATTAATCCACTAAATTATCAtaaccaataaataaaacaggcGACTTTTACTGAACCCTTTACAGCCTCTTTCTCCATGAAGGAGACACAATCATACTTTGAGGCTCACATAATGTTTGGATCACTACAACTAAACACAAAAGGGACAGATCGTTTTACTCGTAAGAACCACGGCTAATGATACCGACCGTGATTCAAATATATAGATTAAGAGTCGtgtgacatttgaaaataaaaggaaaacgGAATCAGATACAAGATGAGTCTGATAGATGTAGGTGATGTCtaaccagcagacacacaaataacTTGACCATTAATTTTAACTTTGAAGAACTCTAGCGCCAACAgtttaattacaaatgtccCACAAGGTGAAATTTCATGTAATTATCATCTCCTAGGGGTGTGTCTGACCACACAGTGTGCCAAGTGTGTGAATGGCCTCGAGGAGAGGAAGAACGGTCACAACAGTCTGAGCTATTGAGCGGGAGCACACAGCTTTCTGCAACATGCAAAGCCTATGAGCTGCAGTGTCCTTATGCTATGATGCCTGAGGGGAGTGgggtgggtttgtgtgtgtgtgtgtgtgtgtgtgtgtgtgtgtgtgtgtgtgtgtgtgtgtgtgtgtgtgtgtgtgtgtgtgtgtgtgtgtgtgtgtgtgtgttccagtcTGCCCACTGACTGATAATAGACATTGCCAGTTTTACAGAGGGTCTAATGACAGTGGCTGTCGTAATGCTCTACAGACtgttaagccccttgaggcaaatttgtgaattgtgatattgggctatataaagAGAATCTGACTTGACTCGACATGTAAAGTAATAAGAAGAagatgattaaaatgttttatcattattaacTAACTTGCAAATGCATGACCACACGGACTGCACAAAACAAGACTACAGTGCGTTGGACTGCAGTCAATGTATGCAAATGAATATGATTTCGGGCAGGGCTGGCTACGCCTCTGCAAACAATCATGCCACTTAATTTACCCGAGAATTGTCAACCTAAGGCACGCTTTATAATAAATGCTTAATTTTGACTAACAAATTTACAAAGTGATTTATGGGAAAAATAGACagcaaacaatgaaaacaaaggcaaatgcaaatacaaacagacaatgGGATCACCAAACCAAACACGGGAGATTAAATActgaagtgaaactgaaagGAGAACATAAAACTGCAGAGACGGAAtggtaaaaccaaaacaacattaTGTATTGATAAAAGCTTAAACTTTTATAAATAACACCCTCATCACCTAAAAGCACGACATTTCTTACCAGATATCAATCTTCAGCCCATTGGACACCAGGAACTGTATAGTATCCACATGCCCACACAGATGCAGCGCTGTATTTCCTTGATAATCTGTCGCCAACAGATCGGCCCCGAACTTGTGTAGGAGGCGACATATGTCCACGTTACCCCGGGCAGCGGCTAAGTGCAAGCCTGTGCGGCCCCGGTTGTCACGAATGTTGGGGTCACATCCTGTCTCGAGGAGCCTCTTGGCGAAGGGCAGGTCTCCATCAATGCAGGCCTGCAGCAGAGGCACGTTGGTCTGCGACGAGTCGTTGATGAAGACATAGGACATGTCCGAGTGGGTATCAGAAAATTCCAGCGTACCTGCATTGAGGATCGAAGAGGAAAAAAGGTAGATATGTTTCAGTGTCCCAGATAATCTCAATATGTGTGATAACTGCGACATGTGCTGTGTTGATTTGCACTGAAGTGAAGAGTGGACATGACCGAGGGGTTTTGTCAGGAGAGGTTAGGAGACCCGTAAAAGGAAACCAATATAAAAGGAAGATCTACAAGTTTTCTCCAGTTAATCTGTttgaaccaaaaatattttaaacagtcCCAGTATTCAGCACAGCGCCAGATAATGCAATAAAATCTGTTTGGGAGTGCGGgacaaaatacagaacagaGTTACAGTATATATCATCTGGAACTGAAATCATTAGTTCATTAGTCGACTAACAAAGTttaatcaacaactattttgatattgcAACTCTAATGTAATCTTAAAAAGGCTCTGGCAGCAACTCTTTTGAGAAAACAAGTGGAGGCAAATGGTCGATATGCAGCCTCTATTGGCCGTTTAACGTTCACTACAGGGGAAGAATCTTCATTGTCTAATAATTCTGAAAAATGATTACAAATCTACATCTCAGCACGGACAATGTAATCATGGGGCTGCAAGgcaacatattaaaaaaactacaaactatAAAAACATTGTCAAATGTTTAGTATTGTCTGTAACTGAACAAAGCTAAACAGAATCAGCAGAATAAATGATCCTAATCAATAATGGTGGACTGCAGTCACGTCTGAGTGGCCTTGCTGGCTTACAATGTAGTCTGTCATATGAGGAATTCTTTTTCCGTACGAAAAATGGAAGTAAAcctgcacagaaaaaacagctaATGAGGGGATTCAGTGAGAATACTTAGACATATTGATAGTGAATTGGAGTAAGGTAAAATACAGCTTAAAGCACTGAGGTATAACCAGAATGATATTAAAAATTAAGAGACTTAAGTGTCAGAATTGGTACAGTGAGTAAGTCAGGACACACCCTTTCAATATACTACACGGGCATCTGGGTACACAAAGCAATTTCACTTTAACTATATTTACCAGTAATTCCTTCCAcctgaatatatatattacatttctCACAGCAAACATCACCTTTAAACGTCTGTAGCCTGCCAGCAAAACCCTAAAGTGTCTTCTATTTCCACACAAGGTTACAAAATCACTTCAAGCAACTTACTTTAAGTTAATGTTGCTTTAACTGTATATACTTGTGTAGGAAAATAGCAGGTTACAGTGTGCATTAGTTAGGTAACAGTAGCTGCAGCGGCTAACTACGGCATTAACCACTTGCAGGGATGAAAATGGCCGCAACATTAAATCATAATTAAACATTTGTCTTCATGAGATACCCGATTCTTTGCATGCAACTTGCATGCGCAGATTTtgctaaaataaaacatcaacttGTTTTGGAAGGTTGATAATGACGTCGGCTAAGAAGCTAGCGGGGCTAATGTTTAGCTTGCAAGCTAAGGTTTTACACACAGCCGAAACACAATAATATGTGATTTAACAACCGTAGCAACATACACGCAAGCTTGCTGTTAATCTAGACTCTTTGTTGGCCGCCATTACTCGCCTGTTAATATGTCCcaaatcagcagaaaaaaaagacactcttCGCTCTCCTTCGAGCTAACGCTGCtagcagtgtgtttgttgttgttgttgtgatgctaacttcttctgtttctttggAGCAGCGGGGAACCGACATGAGAGGGTTTTGTCGCCGGCTACTGCTCTGGAGCAGTGACGCCCTGTAATTCTGCCTCACTCTGTCCTGCGAAAAAGCCCCGTTAATtcaacaaactcaaaaaaaaacaaaccccaccATATATTCGCTCATTAAACCCACCAAATGAGCTAACACTAAAGTAGTATATGTACATGAAGCTGACTCAGTAAAGCTGACTTGACTGCTCATGTCTTGACTTATGTCATAACTTTGacttcaaaaatacaaatattgacTTATTATAAATATGACTAAACATCTCATAATTTAAGTTGAGAAAATCAAAATTCCAGGCCATCTaatcatttgtgtttatgtatttatttatttatgtatttatttaaaatcaaaattccAGGCCATCTaatcatttgtgtttatgtatttatttatttttcattcattccttttttcttttcttagcaGAAATGGGCTTCTGCAGAATATTTTGCTCCGAAAGCATGTGTCGCATGAATAACACGTCCACTGTGAAGGGAAATGCAGATCTAAGACCAGCCTCGGCTTGTGAGACGTTTCCTTGCCTAGTCCTGCCATGCTGTTTAGAAAATTCACCttgtttcattttagttttcaactaacctgttttctcctctctcgATTGTTCAAACTACTCTTTGGAAAGTCTAATTTAATTAGTCAATTTCCTCAAAGCCCAAACAACTGGACTGTCAGTTTTCTTGCCTCTTATTCC is a window of Xiphias gladius isolate SHS-SW01 ecotype Sanya breed wild chromosome 12, ASM1685928v1, whole genome shotgun sequence DNA encoding:
- the ankrd46b gene encoding ankyrin repeat domain-containing protein 46, whose translation is MSYVFINDSSQTNVPLLQACIDGDLPFAKRLLETGCDPNIRDNRGRTGLHLAAARGNVDICRLLHKFGADLLATDYQGNTALHLCGHVDTIQFLVSNGLKIDICNHNGSTPLVLAKRRGVNKDAIRLLEGLEEQEVKGFNRGPHSKLETMQMADSESAMESHSLLNPNLQSSEGVLSSFRTTWQEFVEDLGFWRVLLLLVVIALLSLGIAYYVSGVLPFSTSQLELVH